The genome window ACCACTGTGCATATGCGCTGGTCAGCCACCAGAGATCCTGGGTAAGCGGACGCTGAAAACTGGCGTTCAGGCTCCATTTACGAAATGCCGCCCTCGGCAGATCGCCGCTTTTCCCTGCGTCATGTTCGGCCTCAAACCAGGGCATGCCGCGACTGAACGTCGGGTTAAAGGTGACAATGCCGCCTGCGATTTTCTGCGTATGATTGATACCAAGCTGAAAACTGGTCAGGCGACGGCTACTGCTGTGCAGCAGGGTGTCGTTCAGCCAGTTATGGCTGCTGCGCTGGCTTATGCCCGCCATCAGGCCGGTTTTAATTTCGCCGTTGCGGAACATCACCCAGGAGCCGGTGAGACGATGCGCCTGGCTGTCGCCGTGCGATAGCCAGTTGAAGCCGTTGTTATTGATGGTGCTGCGGTAATCGCTCCAGCTGTAACTGTAATCCAGCAGTCCGTAGCCGTAAGGCACGCTGACGCCAGCCTGAACGTTTTGCGCATCGCGCGCGTGGGAAAAAGCACTGCTGCGGCCACCGCTGATAAACCATTTATCCGCCAGCCCCAGCGGGTTATTAGCCGTCAGCGAGCCGTTAAGCTGCCCCATGCCGGTGCTTTTTTGCCCGCTGTTATCAAAGCTCAGCGAGGCGGTGAGCGGGAATTCCGGCGTGGCGGTTAAATTAACAATCGAGTAGCCGGGGTTATCGCCGGGCAATATCTCAATCTGGACCGGTGTCGTGCGCAGCCGGTTAATTTGCTCCATGCCCTGTTCAATATCACGCAGATTAAGCAGTTTGCCGACCAGACCCGGGAACGCCATACTTAACTGGCGCGCATCGCCGCCGTTCAGACGAATTGCCTGTAGTTTTCCTTCCAGCACGGTAATATGCAGCTGACCGCTGGCAAGGTTCTGTTCAGTAATAAAGGCGCGGCTGGTAATATAGCCCCGGCTGATATACCACTGCGACACGTCGCGGATCAGCTGATTAATTTGCGGCATGCCCAGACATCGCCCGGAATAAGGGGCAGTCAGGCGCTGTTGTTGTTTTTTGTCAGGCAGCGTGGCCTGTTCAATGATAATTTTCTGAACGGTGATACAGCTGTCTGATACATCCCTGGGCGCGGTGCTGATGGGTAAACGCGTATCGGTGCTGCGCTGTAACTCATCGCGCTGCTGTTGGTTTTGCTGCAGCAGCCGCTGCTGTTCAAACTCAACCTGATTGCGATCCGCAGGCGAAAGCGGCGCCGCGTGGGCGTTTGCCAGTAATAACGCAGCGGCCAGCGCGACTATTTTCCTTGTCTTTGCCATCATTAAGGGCCAAATGGTGAATGAGATTAATCTTATTTTTAATGGCGCACAGAATAACAGCTAAACAATTAAACTTTCACCGATAGTGAAAAAAAAGACGACTCTTTAATTATTTGAATTAGAGAAAAACTTATTATCTCATTAACGCAAATAATT of Pantoea alhagi contains these proteins:
- a CDS encoding ShlB/FhaC/HecB family hemolysin secretion/activation protein, whose product is MMAKTRKIVALAAALLLANAHAAPLSPADRNQVEFEQQRLLQQNQQQRDELQRSTDTRLPISTAPRDVSDSCITVQKIIIEQATLPDKKQQQRLTAPYSGRCLGMPQINQLIRDVSQWYISRGYITSRAFITEQNLASGQLHITVLEGKLQAIRLNGGDARQLSMAFPGLVGKLLNLRDIEQGMEQINRLRTTPVQIEILPGDNPGYSIVNLTATPEFPLTASLSFDNSGQKSTGMGQLNGSLTANNPLGLADKWFISGGRSSAFSHARDAQNVQAGVSVPYGYGLLDYSYSWSDYRSTINNNGFNWLSHGDSQAHRLTGSWVMFRNGEIKTGLMAGISQRSSHNWLNDTLLHSSSRRLTSFQLGINHTQKIAGGIVTFNPTFSRGMPWFEAEHDAGKSGDLPRAAFRKWSLNASFQRPLTQDLWWLTSAYAQWSPDRLYGSERLTIGGESSVRGFKEQYLSGDNGGYWRNELNYRLFTLPYIGDMSSTLALDGGWLQKDAQDPWASGTLWGGAVGLGSRNRYFSTQFTLGVPLSYPGWLAPDHLSINYQVALVF